The Benincasa hispida cultivar B227 chromosome 9, ASM972705v1, whole genome shotgun sequence genome has a segment encoding these proteins:
- the LOC120085395 gene encoding phospholipase A1-Igamma1, chloroplastic-like, translating to MAILLSNFLFSIPKQLHHSKQSSSQLHYSTSNFQFQGFRLINTRNTVQQSQCQVVSRTRDSSSSTELESQRNMEELVVPEAKVADSWREIHGSNDWTGLLDPMNDLLRSELIRYGEMAQSCYDAFDYDPFSKYCGSCRFSRGKFFERLGMENEGYEVTRYLYATSNINMPNFFKKSRWPKVWSKNANWIGYVAVSNEEKSKELGRRDIVVAWRGTVTRLEWIVDLMDFLKPVAAAKIPCSNLGVKVESGFLDLYTEKEEGCRYSRFSAREQVVAEVKRLSERFGAEEEMSITITGHSLGSALAVVGGFDVAETGLNRLGNGRVVPVCVFSFSGPRVGNVSFKERLHELGVKVLRVVNIHDMVPKTPGFLFNESIPTAVMKFAEELPWSYSHVGVELKLDHKNSPFLKQTNDPVCAHNLEALLHLLDGYHEKGGRFVLASGRDPALVNKGCDFLKDHYLVPPNWRQDENKGMIRNKDGRWIQPDRSKFDDHPQDVHHHLKQLGLAFDS from the exons ATGGCGATTCTTCTGTCCAACTTTCTCTTCTCAATTCCAAAGCAACTCCACCACTCCAAACAATCCTCTTCTCAACTCCATTACTCAACCTCAAATTTTCAGTTCCAAGGCTTCAGATTAATCAATACAAGGAACACAGTGCAACAATCACAATGTCAAGTAGTTTCAAGAACCAGAGACTCATCCTCTTCCACAGAACTCGAAAGTCAAAGAAACATGGAAGAATTAGTCGTACCTGAAGCGAAAGTCGCTGATTCCTGGCGAGAAATCCACGGCAGCAACGATTGGACTGGATTACTGGATCCAATGAACGATCTCCTCCGCTCCGAGTTAATCAGATACGGCGAAATGGCACAATCTTGCTACGACGCCTTCGATTACGATCCGTTCTCAAAATACTGCGGAAGTTGCCGATTCAGTCGCGGCAAATTCTTCGAACGACTCGGAATGGAAAACGAAGGCTATGAAGTAACAAGGTACCTGTACGCAACATCAAACATCAACATGCCTAATTTCTTCAAGAAATCGCGATGGCCAAAGGTATGGAGCAAGAACGCGAACTGGATCGGATATGTAGCAGTATCGAACGAGGAGAAATCGAAAGAGCTAGGGCGGCGAGACATCGTGGTGGCGTGGAGAGGAACGGTGACGCGGTTGGAATGGATTGTGGATCTGATGGATTTTCTGAAACCTGTTGCGGCGGCGAAGATTCCTTGCTCTAATTTGGGAGTGAAGGTGGAATCAGGGTTTCTGGATCTGTATACGGAGAAGGAGGAAGGTTGTCGATACAGTAGATTTTCGGCGAGGGAGCAGGTGGTGGCGGAGGTGAAGCGGCTGTCGGAGAGATTTGGAGCGGAGGAGGAGATGAGTATTACGATCACTGGGCATAGTTTGGGAAGTGCTTTGGCGGTTGTGGGTGGTTTCGATGTTGCGGAAACCGGGTTGAACCGGTTGGGAAATGGGCGGGTTGTGCCGGTTTGTGTTTTCTCATTCTCGGGGCCCCGTGTTGGTAACGTCTCCTTCAAGGAACGCCTTCACGAATTGGGAGTTaag gTATTGAGGGTGGTAAATATTCACGACATGGTTCCAAAAACACCAGGATTTTTATTCAACGAAAGCATACCTACGGCAGTGATGAAATTTGCGGAGGAATTACCGTGGAGTTATTCACACGTGGGGGTGGAGTTAAAATTGGATCACAAAAATTCACCATTTCTTAAACAAACCAACGACCCCGTTTGTGCCCATAATTTGGAAGCTCTTTTACATTTACTTGATGG GTACCACGAAAAGGGTGGTAGGTTTGTGTTAGCGAGCGGGAGAGATCCGGCACTGGTTAACAAAGGTTGTGATTTTCTAAAAGATCATTACTTAGTCCCACCAAATTGGAGGCAAGATGAAAATAAAGGTATGATAAGGAACAAGGATGGCCGTTGGATACAACCTgatagatcaaaatttgatgatCATCCTCAAGATGTACACCATCATCTTAAGCAATTAGGCTTAGCTTTTGACTCCTAA